One stretch of Arachis hypogaea cultivar Tifrunner chromosome 20, arahy.Tifrunner.gnm2.J5K5, whole genome shotgun sequence DNA includes these proteins:
- the LOC112784974 gene encoding arabinogalactan O-methyltransferase 1, giving the protein MRNNRNSLPERRWFLGLAIVGLVGAAVFIVVMILTSDSSLICPTEPIYGEMPKAQARVQEDYNPTTIQLKAILHYATSRIVPQQSLAEIKISFDVLKSMGRPCNFLVFGLGHDSLMWASLNPGGTTLFLEEDPKWVQTVLKDAPSLRAHTVRYRTRLRDADQLLLSYRSEPTCGPAGAHLRDNVECELALHNLPDQVYETEWDLVMIDAPRGYFPDAPGRMAAVYSVAVMARGRKGSGVTHVFLHDVDRRVEKVYAEEFLCRKYLVRGVGRLWHFQIPPSNDSHTSQRFC; this is encoded by the coding sequence ATGAGAAATAACAGGAATTCTCTACCAGAGAGAAGGTGGTTCCTAGGCCTGGCCATAGTGGGCCTGGTCGGAGCTGCAGTCTTCATAGTCGTAATGATCCTAACCTCCGACTCCTCCTTAATATGCCCGACGGAACCAATCTACGGTGAAATGCCCAAAGCCCAGGCCCGAGTCCAGGAAGACTACAACCCAACGACGATCCAGCTGAAGGCCATACTCCACTACGCCACGTCACGCATTGTCCCGCAACAATCTCTTGCAGAGATCAAGATCAGCTTCGACGTCCTCAAATCAATGGGCCGGCCATGCAACTTCCTGGTCTTCGGTCTGGGTCACGACTCCCTCATGTGGGCCTCTCTGAACCCGGGCGGAACAACTCTCTTCCTGGAAGAGGATCCTAAATGGGTTCAAACCGTACTCAAGGATGCCCCGTCCCTGCGGGCCCACACTGTCCGGTATCGCACGCGCCTAAGGGACGCGGACCAACTGCTCTTGTCTTACCGCTCCGAGCCCACCTGCGGCCCGGCGGGGGCCCACTTACGTGACAATGTTGAGTGCGAGCTGGCTCTTCACAACCTCCCCGATCAGGTGTATGAGACGGAGTGGGATCTGGTGATGATCGACGCGCCTCGCGGATACTTCCCGGACGCGCCGGGGAGGATGGCGGCGGTGTACTCTGTGGCGGTCATGGCGAGAGGGAGAAAAGGATCCGGTGTGACGCACGTGTTCCTTCACGATGTTGATCGGAGGGTGGAGAAGGTTTATGCTGAGGAGTTTCTTTGTAGGAAGTATCTGGTGAGAGGTGTTGGCAGGCTTTGGCATTTCCAGATACCGCCTTCAAATGACTCTCATACTTCTCAACGTTTCTGTTAA